From a region of the Drosophila virilis strain 15010-1051.87 chromosome 3, Dvir_AGI_RSII-ME, whole genome shotgun sequence genome:
- the LOC6622487 gene encoding uncharacterized protein, with translation MKVFLCLLALGAVANAGYIGGGGGGGGGGHGHGHGDSGPAPEVKVIKVIHESAPSQGGWQAGGGGGGAGWQAGGAGGGGWSAGGGGGYGGASGGGYGGSQGQEVKIIKIISQQSSDGGYGAGAGGGWSAGGGGGGGSGWSAGGSGSSGWSSGGNDATTAVKIIKIISESSSDAGSGDASGWSAGGAGGGGYSAGGAGGGGWSTGGAAGGGWSAGVSSGGGWSSGAPASDGWSSQGGNGGGWSSQGGGSW, from the coding sequence ATGAAAGTCTTCCTCTGTTTGTTGGCGCTGGGCGCAGTTGCCAATGCGGGTTACattggcggtggcggtggcggcggcggcggtggacACGGACATGGGCATGGCGACTCAGGACCTGCACCCGAGGTCAAAGTTATCAAAGTGATTCATGAATCGGCACCTTCCCAGGGCGGCTGGCAAgctggcggcggtggtggcggaGCCGGTTGGCAAGCAGGCGGAGCTGGAGGCGGCGGTTGGTCAGCGGGAGGCGGCGGCGGATATGGTGGCGCCTCAGGCGGCGGCTATGGCGGCTCTCAAGGGCAAGAGGTCAAGATTATCAAGATTATCTCGCAGCAGTCTTCAGATGGTGGCTATGGAGCTGGCGCAGGTGGTGGCTGGTCAGCAGGTGGTGGCGGAGGCGGCGGCTCTGGCTGGTCCGCTGGCGGTTCAGGCTCTTCGGGCTGGTCATCTGGTGGTAACGATGCCACCACAGCTGTCAAAATCATCAAAATCATCTCGGAAAGCAGCTCAGATGCTGGCTCTGGTGATGCCTCTGGCTGGTCAGCAGGTGGTGCGGGCGGCGGCGGTTATTCCGCTGGTGGTGCAGGCGGCGGCGGTTGGTCTACTGGCGGTGCAGCTGGCGGCGGCTGGTCAGCGGGCGTTTCTTCAGGCGGCGGATGGTCATCGGGGGCTCCTGCCAGCGATGGCTGGTCCTCTCAAGGTGGCAACGGCGGCGGCTGGTCCTCGCAGGGCGGCGGCAGCTGGTAA
- the LOC6622388 gene encoding uncharacterized protein → MSAIPQTDLWLEFFDAYRQLPALWRVTDEVYKNHRMKKAAYDRLLECYRKIDPKATVEVMRRRINGIRTCFRRELRKVEQSEQIAHQTDDVYVPHLWYFNELSFLRADDSRITRVSHLSDVSDKFWNETDPDPQADDEFSNNDLKDDEEMENISEPEVKVFEPALPVSNGSPVNQSPVDHLPPPVEPSINVATQFQPQVAPNLNHSSRDEADIFAEGWAITYRKLDGRNKLLAKKAIEEILFLGQINKLEFNSVKMPN, encoded by the exons ATGAGTGCCATACCGCAAACGGACCTGTGGCTTGAGTTCTTCGATGCCTACCGTCAGCTACCTGCGCTGTGGCGGGTCACGGACGAGGTATATAAGAACCACCGCATGAAGAAGGCTGCCTATGACAGATTATTGGAATGCTATCGGAAAATCGACCCAAAGGCCACTGTGGAGGTCATGCGGCGCAGGATCAACGGCATTCGGACTTGTTTCAGACGCGAGCTCCGCAAAGTGGAGCAGAGCGAACAAATTGCCCACCAAACGGATGACGTCTACGTGCCACATTTGTGGTACTTTAATGAATTGTCCTTTTTGCGTGCTGATGATAGCAGGATAACCCGTGTCTCACATCTTTCCGATGTGTCGGATAAATTCTGGAATGAAACAGATCCAGATCCACAGGCAGACGATGAATTTTCCAACAATGATCTAAAGGATGATGAAGAAATGGAAAACATATCTGAACCCGAAGTCAAAGTT TTTGAGCCTGCGTTACCAGTATCGAATGGGTCACCTGTAAACCAGTCTCCCGTGGATCACTTGCCGCCGCCCGTGGAGCCGTCAATCAACGTTGCAACACAGTTCCAGCCGCAGGTTGCGCCCAATCTCAATCACAGCTCACGTGATGAGGCTGACATCTTTGCGGAGGGCTGGGCCATAACCTATCGCAAGCTGGATGGCAGGAACaagctgctggccaaaaagGCCATTGAggagattttgtttttgggacAGATAAATAAATTGGAGTTTAACTCGGTGAAGatgccaaattaa